One genomic region from Gossypium hirsutum isolate 1008001.06 chromosome D13, Gossypium_hirsutum_v2.1, whole genome shotgun sequence encodes:
- the LOC107919341 gene encoding probable protein S-acyltransferase 7, with the protein MSNLLRPWNNRWLLPQMLCITVDFQEHSEKRPPHTFKRCVSIPILWPGSLSAQIVKEKPHFQFIYLLPLQKLLRFPVSPFKRNIKSKRKIYDSNRMVAMEINAAKGTRTYQVFFCHGRLVSGPDPRGLFLTSVSILISTWIFTIYIANDLQNTNPTLVITICSILTIVVIVNLILVTAIDPGIIPRSTQQSSVEDTDSSNGSRRKEVTINGVQLKLKYCRICRIFRPPRSCHCAICDNCVEKFDHHCPWIGQCIALRNYRFYLAFLITALVFFIYIFAFSCWRIHQRMLESGTGLFGMLRNCPETLALTLFSFAAIWFLGGLAIFHSSLTAINQTAYENFRNRYEGSPNPYDKGIISNITEVLFSPLPPSRVDFRAEAMPRWNVEDEKPPLG; encoded by the exons AACACAGCGAGAAGCGGCCCCCACACACCTTTAAACGCTGCGTTTCGATCCCCATCCTTTGGCCTGGGAGTTTGTCGGCCCAGATAGTTAAGGAAAAACCGCATTTCCAGTTTATTTATTTGCTCCCCCTTCAAAAGTTGCTTCGTTTTCCAGTCTCTCCTTTTAAGCGTAATATCAAATCTAAGCGGAAGATCTATGATTCCAACAGGATGGTTGCCATGGAAATAAATGCTGCAAAGGGAACTAGAACATACCAA GTATTTTTTTGTCATGGCCGACTTGTATCCGGTCCAGATCCAAGAGGGTTGTTCCTGACATCTGTTTCTATCCTGATTTCAACTTGGATTTTCACCATTTACATTGCAAATGATTTGCAAAATACTAACCCCACTCTTGTTATCACTATATGTTCGATTCTAACTATAGTG GTTATTGTCAACTTGATTCTGGTTACAGCCATTGACCCTGGAATCATTCCCAGAAGCACTCAACAATCATCTGTTGAAGATACTGATAGCAGTAATGGGAGTAGGAGGAAGGAGGTAACTATCAATGGGGTTCAACTGAAACTAAAATATTGTCGGATTTGCAGGATTTTTAGACCTCCAAGGAGTTGCCATTGCGCCATCTGTGACAACTGTGTTGAAAAATTTGATCACCACTGTCCATGGATTGGTCAGTGTATTGCACTG AGAAACTATCGGTTCTATTTGGCATTCTTGATAACAGCACTAGTGTTCTTTATCTACATATTTGCTTTCTCTTGTTGGAGGATTCACCAAAGAATGTTGGAAAGTGGTACCGGGTTGTTTGGAATGCTGAGGAACTGCCCTGAAACCTTGGCATTGACATTGTTTAGCTTTGCTGCCATTTGGTTCCTAGGTGGCCTTGCTATCTTCCACTCCTCTTTAACTGCAATAAATCAG ACAGCATACGAGAATTTTCGGAACCGCTATGAGGGCTCTCCGAATCCATATGACAAAGGAATAATAAGTAATATAACGGAAGTGTTGTTTTCACCTTTACCTCCTTCCAGAGTTGATTTTAGGGCTGAAGCAATGCCAAGGTGGAACGTGGAAGATGAGAAGCCTCCTCTTGGCTGA